From one Rosa rugosa chromosome 4, drRosRugo1.1, whole genome shotgun sequence genomic stretch:
- the LOC133744513 gene encoding uncharacterized protein LOC133744513: MPAFVFSALPPGSGGGNVSLMMQRKRTKKGGDISSDLEALRMEDLDSSTQSIPIQQSDSSYASKLKNPVDRYRQTMMEEFEFTDEDCNYTQGKHGQNVSFSEKVHNKLDFDWRCAVVVKLMGRPNSTNTFDFMLKGLRRKWQVKGGWHFIDLPNDFFIVKFNLEEDMNSVLCGGPWILAGQTLIVRKWRPDFDPLNEFIGKMALWVRICGLPVKYFKDYTVAKIGKILGDVVKVDQVTIGQSWGKFARVCIEVDLSKPLRPYVEVESVAYHVVYEGISMICFECGCFGHSKDKCPTIHAVPNANPQASEPDSNTIDQVIVSKGNSESQ; this comes from the coding sequence ATGCCGGCTTTTGTGTTCTCCGCCCTTCCACCGGGAAGCGGCGGAGGCAACGTTTCTCTGATGATGCAACGCAAACGAACTAAGAAGGGCGGTGATATCTCCTCTGATCTTGAAGCTCTTCGCATGGAAGATCTTGATTCTTCTACTCAGTCCATTCCGATTCAGCAATCTGATTCAAGCTATGCTAGTAAGTTGAAAAACCCGGTTGATCGATATAGGCAGACGATGATGGAAGAGTTCGAATTCACTGATGAGGATTGCAACTACACTCAAGGCAAGCATGGTCAAAATGTTTCTTTCTCGGAGAAGGTACACAATAAGCTTGACTTTGATTGGCGTTGTGCTGTAGTTGTTAAACTTATGGGTAGACCGAATTCTACAAACACCTTTGATTTCATGTTGAAAGGGTTAAGAAGAAAATGGCAAGTCAAAGGGGGCTGGCACTTCATTGACCTTCCCAATGACTTTTTCATCGTTAAGTTTAATCTGGAAGAAGATATGAATAGTGTGTTGTGTGGAGGACCTTGGATTCTAGCTGGTCAGACTTTGATTGTTAGGAAATGGAGGCCTGATTTTGACCCCTTGAATGAATTTATTGGGAAAATGGCTTTATGGGTTAGAATTTGTGGTTTGCCTGTTAAATATTTCAAGGATTACACTGTTGCTAAAATTGGCAaaattcttggagatgttgttAAGGTTGATCAGGTTACTATTGGCCAATCTTGGGGCAAATTTGCTCGAGTTTGTATTGAAGTTGATCTCAGTAAGCCCCTGCGCCCTTATGTTGAAGTGGAATCTGTTGCCTACCATGTTGTTTATGAAGGAATTTCCATGATATGCTTTGAATGTGGTTGCTTTGGCCACTCTAAGGATAAATGCCCAACCATACATGCCGTGCCAAATGCTAATCCTCAAGCTAGTGAACCTGATAGCAACACTATTGACCAGGTTATTGTCTCCAAGGGAAATTCGGAATCACAATAG